The Chryseobacterium geocarposphaerae genome window below encodes:
- a CDS encoding four helix bundle protein produces MSYKNLDIYKMAFNLFIKTHKASFLLPKYELHELGSQLRRSSDSVITNIVEGYGRSHYKNDYFRFLVFSHASNDETICHLEKIIMLYPEFSSEFEVLKTEYNSLGGKINNYKKWVKENWNENNA; encoded by the coding sequence ATGAGTTACAAAAATTTAGACATCTACAAAATGGCTTTTAATTTATTTATAAAAACGCATAAAGCCTCTTTTTTGCTTCCCAAATATGAATTACATGAATTAGGAAGTCAGTTAAGAAGATCTTCAGATTCAGTTATAACTAATATTGTGGAAGGATATGGAAGATCTCATTATAAAAATGATTATTTCCGTTTTCTTGTATTCAGCCATGCTAGTAATGATGAAACGATATGTCATTTAGAGAAAATAATCATGTTATATCCTGAATTTTCGTCAGAATTTGAAGTTTTAAAAACAGAATATAATTCTTTAGGAGGAAAGATAAACAATTATAAAAAATGGGTAAAAGAAAACTGGAATGAAAATAACGCTTAA
- a CDS encoding recombinase has protein sequence MKLFNSSTNFESVLKKYFSFKNETLSLEPFADFLESIKRADFTDVLNFFKSNSQVTENFKYYIHNIFKGRPFNLSLTEANILSENSFFPELKKRILNKVLPPVENENTVWYMIDNVSLSPQKDLKFFHNLPENEVDEFLKLLGASDFITKSVVKKELIFAMNILSWRATGMAMEVEVVRMAPEYRNFDNPFLALQNELEGLAEELDNNPELQLHSKDSRYKQIKIYAEQCLEFVTIAFKNSAKYGISGKINQSLLKIRQQTNRIYEIVQLLVIDEDKDVFINSKQLIFNIIRYKSHKNNISELVNDSTRLISHLITNHTAETGSHYITSSRKEYMKMFYKASGGGIIVGALCVLKMLYGYFPGSDFFHAFLYSMNYAMGFIMIYLMGFTLATKQPAMTAATMTKVLSEEGGGTRNNTEFAHLVSQLFRSQFIAFVGNVLLSFPIALAIIYGLDVFTSQNMAVDRADKLLKDLDPFKSKAILHASIAGFYLFISGIISGNIGNNSVFYQIPERIAKNLSIRKFFGKKFAKGLSKYYAKNWPGIISNFWFGVFLGATAPVGLFLGLDLDIRHITFAAGNFALGLYGKDFSVDSYTFWISFVTVFLIGFFNFLVSFTLSMFLAFRSRKLNFGQVSEIYKEIFRYFLKNPLRFFIPLRSKLDQRADDLRNSTITKSEDH, from the coding sequence ATGAAGCTTTTTAATTCCAGCACAAACTTTGAGTCTGTTCTTAAAAAATATTTTTCCTTTAAGAACGAAACCCTCTCTCTAGAACCATTTGCAGATTTCTTGGAGAGTATTAAAAGGGCAGACTTTACAGATGTACTCAATTTTTTTAAAAGCAATTCTCAGGTTACTGAAAATTTTAAATATTATATTCATAATATCTTTAAAGGAAGACCTTTTAATTTATCGCTAACAGAAGCGAATATTCTATCCGAAAACTCCTTTTTTCCTGAGCTTAAAAAGCGAATCTTAAATAAAGTACTGCCACCTGTAGAAAATGAAAATACGGTGTGGTATATGATTGATAATGTAAGTTTAAGCCCACAAAAAGATCTTAAGTTTTTCCATAATCTTCCCGAAAATGAAGTAGATGAGTTTTTAAAACTTCTTGGAGCTTCAGATTTTATTACCAAATCCGTAGTCAAAAAAGAGCTGATCTTTGCCATGAATATCCTTTCTTGGCGTGCTACAGGAATGGCAATGGAAGTTGAGGTGGTAAGAATGGCACCGGAATATAGGAATTTTGATAATCCTTTTTTGGCGTTGCAAAATGAATTGGAAGGGCTTGCTGAAGAACTTGATAATAATCCGGAATTACAGCTTCATTCCAAAGACAGCCGATATAAGCAGATAAAAATCTACGCAGAACAATGTCTGGAATTTGTAACGATTGCCTTTAAAAACTCGGCAAAATATGGTATTTCGGGTAAAATTAATCAGTCTTTACTGAAGATTCGTCAGCAGACCAATAGAATTTATGAAATAGTTCAGTTGCTGGTCATTGATGAAGATAAAGATGTTTTTATCAATTCAAAACAACTGATATTCAATATTATAAGGTATAAATCTCATAAAAATAATATTTCTGAGCTTGTCAATGACAGTACAAGGCTGATTTCTCATCTTATCACCAATCACACAGCGGAAACAGGAAGTCATTACATTACTTCTTCCCGGAAAGAATATATGAAAATGTTCTATAAAGCCAGTGGAGGAGGGATTATTGTAGGAGCTTTGTGTGTATTAAAAATGCTTTACGGATACTTTCCGGGAAGTGATTTTTTCCATGCTTTTTTATACTCAATGAATTATGCAATGGGATTTATCATGATTTATCTGATGGGATTCACACTGGCAACCAAGCAGCCTGCCATGACGGCGGCAACAATGACCAAAGTGCTTTCGGAAGAAGGTGGAGGAACCAGAAATAATACAGAATTTGCCCACCTTGTTTCTCAACTGTTCAGAAGTCAGTTTATTGCTTTTGTAGGTAATGTTTTGCTTTCTTTTCCTATTGCACTGGCTATCATTTATGGGTTAGATGTTTTTACCTCTCAGAATATGGCGGTAGACAGAGCAGATAAACTGCTGAAAGATCTGGATCCGTTTAAGTCAAAAGCAATTCTGCATGCAAGTATTGCCGGATTTTATCTTTTTATTTCGGGGATTATTTCCGGAAATATCGGGAACAATTCTGTTTTTTATCAGATTCCTGAACGTATTGCCAAAAACCTGTCCATCAGAAAATTCTTTGGAAAAAAATTTGCTAAAGGTCTTTCAAAATATTATGCTAAAAACTGGCCGGGAATTATATCTAATTTCTGGTTCGGGGTATTTTTAGGCGCAACTGCTCCGGTTGGATTATTTTTAGGATTAGACTTGGATATTCGCCACATTACCTTTGCAGCCGGAAACTTTGCTTTAGGTCTTTACGGAAAGGACTTTTCAGTAGATTCTTATACATTCTGGATTTCCTTTGTTACGGTTTTTCTTATTGGATTCTTTAACTTTCTGGTAAGTTTCACACTGTCAATGTTTTTAGCGTTTAGATCCAGAAAATTAAACTTTGGTCAGGTAAGTGAAATTTATAAAGAAATTTTCAGATACTTTTTGAAAAATCCGTTGAGGTTCTTTATCCCGTTACGCTCAAAATTAGATCAGAGAGCAGATGATTTAAGAAATAGTACGATTACAAAATCTGAAGATCATTAA
- the mtgA gene encoding monofunctional biosynthetic peptidoglycan transglycosylase, translated as MWKKIKRIIFIILILNVLFIVWGRFFNPPITITQIGGLFEYGKLQRDYVSYDEMGDKVKKAVIASEDQKFFMHDGFDYSAIEKAMKHNEKGKRIRGGSTISQQTAKNIFLWQGRSWLRKGLEAVYTFIIEKVWGKDIILERYLNSIEMGQGVFGIEAASKYYFGKSSKDLTTSEAAWIAAVLPNPKKYDPKNPSPYLTRKHNWIMRQMRNVSLK; from the coding sequence ATGTGGAAAAAAATTAAGCGGATTATTTTTATAATCCTTATTCTGAATGTTTTATTTATTGTTTGGGGAAGATTTTTCAACCCACCAATTACCATTACACAGATCGGAGGACTTTTTGAGTATGGAAAACTTCAAAGAGATTATGTTTCTTATGATGAAATGGGAGACAAAGTAAAGAAAGCCGTCATTGCATCCGAAGATCAAAAGTTTTTTATGCATGATGGGTTCGACTATTCTGCCATTGAAAAGGCAATGAAGCATAATGAGAAAGGAAAAAGAATAAGAGGTGGCAGTACGATTTCGCAGCAAACAGCAAAAAATATTTTTCTCTGGCAGGGAAGAAGCTGGTTGAGAAAAGGATTGGAAGCAGTCTATACCTTTATTATCGAAAAAGTTTGGGGTAAGGATATCATTTTAGAAAGATATCTGAATTCTATTGAAATGGGACAGGGGGTATTTGGAATAGAAGCCGCTTCAAAATATTATTTTGGAAAATCATCCAAAGATCTTACAACTTCTGAAGCAGCCTGGATTGCCGCTGTTTTACCTAATCCCAAAAAATATGATCCCAAAAATCCTTCGCCATATCTGACCAGAAAGCATAACTGGATCATGAGACAGATGAGGAATGTAAGTCTGAAATAA
- a CDS encoding ABC transporter substrate-binding protein encodes MKSRIFLILAICALISCKRESKISSSQWISVSEYVQYNETGEALKLKSGNFTYDFKKNQIPFKKVILLNASMAGYISELGAEDLIIGVSSPEYIFSEKIQGKIKRGSIQNVGNEQKYDVEKIISLKPDAIFTNHIASFDNTYQLLKNNGIQVIFLDEYKEQKPLEKTAYLKLFGKLFGIDKKAEAEYTEIEKNYNELRKLALKAKEKPLVLANEMYGDVWYLPGGKTSVANYISDANAQYILNNNTEEKAVPMSFEEVFSKAKSVKYWVNAGNHISKKEMLNMNPFYGKLNVFNKGYVYGIGGREKEKANDFFESGIVRADWVLKDYIKIFHPELLPDYQLTYMKEVK; translated from the coding sequence ATGAAATCAAGAATTTTTCTAATATTGGCCATTTGTGCGCTAATCTCTTGTAAAAGAGAATCAAAAATTTCATCCTCACAATGGATTTCTGTATCAGAATATGTACAATACAATGAAACCGGAGAGGCTTTAAAACTAAAATCGGGAAATTTCACCTACGATTTTAAGAAAAATCAGATTCCTTTTAAGAAGGTGATTTTGTTAAATGCAAGTATGGCAGGCTATATTTCGGAACTCGGAGCTGAAGATTTGATTATTGGGGTATCCAGTCCGGAATATATTTTTTCTGAAAAAATTCAAGGGAAAATAAAAAGGGGAAGTATACAGAATGTAGGAAATGAACAGAAATATGATGTGGAAAAGATTATATCTCTAAAACCGGACGCGATTTTTACCAATCATATTGCCAGCTTTGACAATACTTATCAATTATTGAAAAACAATGGGATTCAGGTGATTTTCCTGGATGAGTATAAGGAACAGAAACCATTGGAAAAAACTGCTTATTTAAAGCTTTTTGGAAAGCTTTTCGGAATTGATAAAAAAGCGGAGGCCGAATACACCGAAATAGAAAAAAATTATAATGAGCTCAGAAAATTAGCTTTAAAAGCAAAAGAAAAGCCTTTGGTTCTGGCGAATGAAATGTACGGTGATGTTTGGTATCTGCCGGGAGGGAAAACATCGGTAGCTAATTATATTTCAGATGCGAATGCTCAATATATTCTGAATAACAATACAGAAGAGAAAGCCGTACCAATGAGCTTTGAGGAAGTGTTTTCAAAAGCTAAAAGCGTGAAGTACTGGGTAAATGCAGGAAACCATATCTCTAAAAAAGAGATGCTGAATATGAATCCGTTTTATGGTAAACTGAATGTTTTTAATAAAGGTTATGTCTACGGAATTGGAGGCAGAGAAAAAGAAAAAGCTAACGACTTCTTCGAAAGCGGTATTGTAAGAGCAGATTGGGTACTGAAAGATTATATTAAAATTTTTCATCCGGAATTATTACCAGATTATCAGCTTACTTATATGAAAGAAGTAAAATAA
- a CDS encoding recombinase family protein has protein sequence MTIADLYIRVSTDEQADKGYSQRDQEERLRSHCFRSGLTIGKVIFEDHSAKSFERPEWKKYILEFSRRKAEKEGRLLLFTKWDRFNRNTSDAYHMIGHLKKKNITPQAIEQSLDLSIPENKVLLAIYLSTPEVENDRIALNVTNGMRRAIKEGRMMGIAPYGYINKCTEDGRKYVAIKEPEASNIIWAFKQVAKGHLPTAIVRVEMNKRDGKNISLNAFMEALKNVAYCGKLLLRANGKEEEKIVQGKHEPLISEELFMKVQNVLRRKGTKDLRLPGEKAINDERYPLRGILLCPKCGNNLTASGSKGRKKHYYYYHCSSACGFRHNSDLVNELFESELSKYEFQPGIRKILNTIILHNFKSVSSTIKDERSTITNRINSLNERISKARDMFLSDKIDEDDFRDIKNRYKSELDELKEKLGLIKKSPESEIETKLSLALHAVTNVADRYRNANLIDKRAIVGSIFPEKLTFDGSSFRTAKMNSFAKSIFLIKKELGEKKRGDQNLKNLNPRLVTSTGFKPVTF, from the coding sequence ATGACTATTGCTGATTTGTATATACGGGTTTCCACAGATGAACAGGCGGATAAAGGGTATTCACAAAGAGATCAAGAGGAGAGGCTGCGCAGTCATTGCTTTCGATCCGGATTAACAATTGGTAAGGTGATTTTTGAAGATCATTCAGCAAAGTCTTTTGAACGTCCTGAATGGAAAAAATATATCCTTGAATTTAGCAGGAGGAAAGCAGAGAAAGAAGGACGGTTGTTGCTTTTTACAAAATGGGACAGATTTAATAGAAATACAAGCGACGCATATCACATGATCGGTCATCTTAAAAAGAAAAATATCACTCCTCAGGCCATTGAGCAATCTTTGGATTTGAGCATCCCTGAAAATAAGGTGTTGTTAGCAATTTACTTATCTACACCTGAAGTTGAAAACGATCGAATAGCCTTGAATGTAACAAATGGTATGAGGAGAGCTATAAAGGAAGGTAGAATGATGGGAATTGCTCCTTATGGCTATATTAATAAATGCACAGAAGATGGAAGGAAATACGTTGCTATAAAGGAGCCGGAAGCTTCTAATATAATATGGGCATTTAAACAAGTGGCCAAAGGTCATTTACCTACAGCTATAGTGCGTGTTGAAATGAACAAACGTGATGGGAAGAATATTTCTTTAAATGCTTTTATGGAAGCTTTAAAGAATGTAGCTTATTGTGGGAAGTTATTATTACGTGCTAATGGAAAAGAAGAGGAGAAAATAGTGCAGGGAAAACACGAGCCGTTAATATCAGAAGAGCTCTTTATGAAGGTTCAAAATGTTTTACGGCGAAAAGGGACCAAGGACCTGAGGTTGCCAGGAGAAAAAGCAATTAATGATGAAAGATACCCTTTGCGAGGAATTTTGCTCTGTCCTAAATGTGGGAACAATCTTACTGCGAGCGGTTCAAAAGGAAGAAAAAAGCATTACTACTACTATCATTGCAGTTCTGCCTGTGGATTTAGACATAATTCTGATTTAGTTAATGAACTATTTGAAAGTGAACTTTCAAAATATGAGTTTCAGCCTGGTATTAGAAAAATTTTAAATACGATAATTCTACATAATTTCAAAAGTGTTTCATCAACGATAAAAGATGAAAGATCTACTATTACAAATAGAATCAACTCTCTAAATGAAAGAATCTCAAAAGCAAGAGATATGTTTTTATCTGATAAAATCGATGAGGATGATTTTAGAGACATTAAGAATAGGTATAAGAGTGAACTGGACGAATTAAAAGAAAAGTTAGGTTTGATAAAGAAAAGCCCAGAGAGTGAAATTGAAACAAAACTTTCTTTGGCATTACATGCTGTAACAAATGTAGCAGATCGTTATAGAAATGCCAATCTGATTGATAAACGCGCGATTGTTGGTTCGATATTTCCTGAAAAGTTAACTTTTGACGGAAGTAGTTTTCGAACCGCTAAAATGAATAGTTTTGCTAAAAGTATTTTCTTGATTAAGAAGGAATTAGGTGAGAAAAAAAGAGGGGATCAAAATTTGAAAAATCTTAATCCCCGTCTTGTGACCTCGACAGGATTCAAACCTGTAACCTTCTGA
- a CDS encoding cold-shock protein, whose amino-acid sequence MQQGTVKFFNELKGFGFISPSDGGKDIFVHSSGLSTKMIRENDKVTFDIVESDKGLNAINVKLA is encoded by the coding sequence ATGCAACAAGGCACAGTAAAATTTTTCAATGAATTAAAAGGCTTCGGATTCATTTCTCCTTCAGATGGGGGGAAAGATATATTTGTACATTCTTCAGGATTAAGCACAAAAATGATCCGTGAAAATGATAAAGTAACTTTTGATATAGTAGAAAGTGACAAAGGGTTGAATGCAATCAACGTAAAATTAGCATAA
- a CDS encoding DEAD/DEAH box helicase: MSFKNLNLINPIIRAVTEAGYSQPTEIQNAAIPHILSGKDIIGCAQTGTGKTAAFAMPILQLLKKYTPEHREIRTLILTPTRELAIQIEENFRIYSKYMPLSQFSVFGGVSIGSQLAALRKRVDILVATPGRLLDLESQRHIDLSKIEILVLDEADRMLDMGFINDVKKVLKLLPTKRQTLFFSATMPKKIREFAETIMNKPVEVTVNQVSSAAETVKQSVCFVEKKDKIELLIDILQEKSTTRSLVFTRTKHVANKLVQQLETVGIFAAAIHGNKSQAARQNALDDFKNDRIKVLVATDIAARGIDIDDLPYVINYELPNVPETYVHRIGRTGRGGAEGTAISFCDSDERIDFKNIQKLIGFTLPVRSFYK; this comes from the coding sequence ATGAGTTTTAAAAATTTAAACTTAATCAATCCGATTATTCGAGCAGTTACAGAAGCCGGATATTCTCAACCTACTGAAATACAGAATGCAGCGATTCCGCATATACTGTCAGGAAAAGATATTATAGGATGTGCACAGACAGGAACCGGAAAAACGGCTGCATTTGCCATGCCGATACTGCAGTTACTGAAAAAGTATACACCCGAACACAGAGAAATCCGAACCTTAATTCTTACTCCCACAAGGGAATTAGCAATACAAATAGAAGAAAACTTTCGCATATACAGTAAATATATGCCATTATCCCAATTCTCTGTGTTCGGAGGAGTTTCAATAGGAAGCCAGCTTGCTGCCCTTAGAAAAAGAGTAGATATTCTTGTAGCAACTCCAGGAAGATTGCTGGATCTGGAAAGTCAAAGACATATTGATCTTTCCAAGATTGAAATATTAGTATTGGATGAAGCAGATAGAATGCTCGATATGGGATTTATAAATGATGTAAAAAAGGTCTTAAAATTACTCCCGACTAAAAGACAGACTTTATTTTTTTCAGCTACCATGCCAAAAAAAATAAGAGAATTCGCCGAAACCATTATGAATAAGCCCGTTGAAGTTACAGTAAATCAGGTGTCTTCAGCTGCCGAAACAGTGAAGCAATCAGTATGTTTTGTGGAGAAAAAAGATAAAATAGAACTGTTGATCGATATATTGCAGGAAAAAAGCACAACAAGATCGCTTGTTTTTACCCGTACTAAGCATGTGGCCAATAAACTTGTTCAGCAACTGGAAACTGTAGGGATTTTTGCAGCGGCTATTCATGGAAACAAATCGCAGGCAGCAAGGCAAAATGCGCTCGATGATTTTAAAAATGACAGGATTAAGGTTCTGGTAGCTACAGATATTGCAGCCAGAGGAATTGATATAGACGATCTTCCTTATGTGATCAATTATGAGCTCCCTAATGTTCCCGAAACCTATGTACACAGAATAGGAAGAACAGGCAGAGGAGGAGCTGAAGGTACTGCTATTTCATTTTGTGATAGCGATGAACGTATAGATTTCAAGAATATTCAAAAGCTGATCGGGTTTACATTACCTGTCAGGTCATTTTACAAATAA
- a CDS encoding beta-1,6-N-acetylglucosaminyltransferase, with protein sequence MQTTFPITNPQTQSLKLNTPPLVKIAYFIMVHHKPNVFKAMFQKIYTKDQFYLIHIDRKAKSELIEEIQFYIIQFPNVYLLESLNIVSGGFSMIQAELNAMEFLLNASLEWDYFINLSGEDYPLKSQQIIRKFLTINNGRNYLFYYDQNFCRPDTLKRIQNHFTELAYKISTFFYKREFMKGITPYIGGKWFIFTRDTCAFLTNNKKVMDFEDYYLHTFLPAESFFQTVLMNTSFNDIIVNDDKRAIFEKSIFHTRQDTLNFIESMKSSNQIFIRKINNKTDEDILRYIEDSFLLPLAEIDEIEKELRRDERNNN encoded by the coding sequence ATGCAAACTACCTTTCCTATCACAAATCCTCAGACACAAAGTCTGAAGTTGAATACTCCGCCTCTTGTTAAAATTGCTTATTTCATTATGGTTCACCATAAACCGAATGTATTCAAAGCGATGTTCCAGAAGATTTATACGAAAGATCAGTTCTATCTTATCCATATCGACAGAAAGGCTAAATCAGAATTAATTGAAGAAATACAGTTCTATATAATTCAGTTTCCGAATGTTTATTTGTTAGAAAGCCTGAATATTGTTTCCGGAGGTTTCAGCATGATTCAGGCAGAGCTTAATGCTATGGAATTTCTTCTAAATGCAAGTTTGGAATGGGATTATTTTATTAATCTAAGCGGTGAAGATTACCCGCTCAAATCTCAGCAAATAATTCGTAAATTCCTTACGATTAACAACGGTCGAAATTATCTATTTTATTATGACCAAAATTTTTGCAGACCAGACACCCTAAAAAGAATACAAAACCATTTTACCGAATTAGCTTACAAAATTTCCACTTTTTTCTATAAAAGAGAGTTTATGAAAGGAATAACCCCCTATATTGGTGGAAAATGGTTCATTTTTACAAGAGATACCTGTGCGTTCTTAACCAACAACAAAAAAGTAATGGATTTTGAAGACTATTATCTCCATACTTTTCTACCTGCCGAATCGTTTTTTCAAACTGTTCTCATGAATACTTCGTTCAATGATATTATTGTAAATGATGATAAAAGAGCCATATTCGAGAAATCAATTTTTCACACCAGGCAAGATACGCTGAATTTTATAGAGTCTATGAAATCAAGCAATCAGATTTTCATCAGAAAGATAAACAATAAAACCGATGAAGATATCCTTAGGTATATTGAAGATAGTTTTCTTCTTCCTTTAGCAGAAATTGATGAAATTGAAAAAGAATTAAGAAGAGATGAACGAAATAATAATTGA
- a CDS encoding calcium:proton antiporter, with protein sequence MKNKIYLVGWTILVPLLAWIIYFAHYSVSGHLYSVVLTFFLIGSVLAAVYHSEIIAYRLGEPYGTLLLAFAITVIEVSLIISIMLSSVGLETISLARDTVFAAVMIILTGIVGICIIVGSLRYKEQFFTLQGVSTALITLIVIVTFILVLPNFTTSHSKGEYTSLQLVFIAMICLLLYIGFTMVQTIRHRDFFIAPIPKNTNFDKDEHEILPEIPTRKIMYISIIFLILCLGIVVLLAKYLSKDVDALIVKAGAPKAIVGIIIAGVVLLPEGIAAIRAAYNNRLQTSLNLAFGSALASIGLSIPAVAIVSVIGDFRMSLGIGLKSMLLLGLSLVIITISLATGRTNIMQGMVLISIFLLYLFTTLVP encoded by the coding sequence ATGAAAAATAAAATTTATCTTGTAGGGTGGACAATCCTTGTTCCACTACTTGCCTGGATAATTTATTTTGCCCATTATTCCGTTAGTGGGCATTTGTATTCAGTTGTTTTGACATTTTTTCTTATAGGTTCTGTTTTAGCGGCGGTCTACCATTCGGAAATTATTGCTTATCGTTTAGGAGAGCCATATGGAACTTTATTACTTGCTTTTGCAATCACTGTGATAGAAGTTTCTCTTATCATTTCCATTATGTTAAGCTCAGTAGGATTAGAGACTATCAGCCTTGCGAGAGATACTGTTTTTGCTGCTGTGATGATTATCCTTACAGGAATTGTTGGGATTTGTATTATCGTAGGATCACTTCGGTATAAAGAACAGTTCTTTACTCTACAGGGAGTAAGTACAGCGCTAATAACCCTTATTGTTATTGTTACGTTTATATTGGTTTTACCTAATTTTACGACAAGCCATAGTAAAGGTGAATATACCTCTTTACAACTAGTTTTTATAGCTATGATCTGTCTACTATTGTATATAGGCTTTACAATGGTACAAACAATTAGACATCGGGATTTTTTTATTGCACCTATTCCAAAGAACACAAACTTCGATAAGGATGAACATGAAATTCTTCCCGAAATACCAACTCGAAAAATAATGTATATCAGTATTATATTTTTGATTCTGTGTCTGGGAATTGTAGTTCTGTTAGCGAAATATCTATCAAAAGATGTTGATGCCTTGATTGTAAAAGCAGGAGCACCCAAAGCTATCGTAGGAATAATTATTGCAGGAGTAGTATTGCTTCCTGAGGGTATTGCAGCGATTAGAGCGGCCTACAATAACCGTTTGCAGACAAGTCTTAATCTGGCTTTTGGATCTGCATTAGCAAGTATAGGTCTTAGTATTCCAGCCGTTGCTATTGTTTCTGTTATTGGAGATTTTAGAATGTCGTTAGGAATAGGTTTAAAGTCAATGTTACTCTTAGGCCTGTCTCTAGTGATCATTACAATTTCTCTCGCAACGGGACGCACTAATATTATGCAGGGGATGGTGCTGATTTCTATTTTCCTTCTTTATCTTTTTACAACGCTTGTACCATAA
- a CDS encoding heme oxygenase has product MKTITLYKFKNLVTQKIPFFEGKSMLISPDFSAEIQFSDTEKVTEYTVDVADDFDFENYNTNELIELCNTSKKFIEHHFVTRLNDYDVI; this is encoded by the coding sequence ATGAAAACAATAACATTATATAAATTTAAGAATTTGGTAACCCAGAAAATTCCCTTTTTTGAAGGGAAATCCATGCTCATTTCGCCTGATTTTTCTGCGGAAATTCAGTTTTCAGATACAGAAAAAGTGACTGAATATACGGTTGATGTCGCTGACGATTTTGACTTTGAAAATTATAATACAAATGAATTGATTGAACTATGCAATACCTCGAAAAAGTTTATAGAACATCATTTTGTAACGCGTTTGAATGATTATGATGTTATATAG
- a CDS encoding helix-turn-helix domain-containing protein, giving the protein MKLYIKYMVSLRCKMVVHQELEKLGIKNAVVDLGLVEILDDITSEQRLMLKENLLKTGLELLDDKKSILIEKIKNVVTEMIHYSESLPKENFSDYISEKLGYDYTYLANTFSEVKGITLQHFIIINKIEKVKELLLYDELNLTEISYKLNYSSVAHLSNQFKKITGLSPSFYKQLKHKRLKNLEDL; this is encoded by the coding sequence ATGAAGCTGTATATAAAATATATGGTAAGTCTACGCTGTAAAATGGTGGTCCATCAGGAGTTGGAAAAACTGGGCATTAAAAATGCTGTGGTAGATCTTGGTTTGGTTGAAATCCTGGATGATATTACTTCAGAACAAAGACTGATGTTAAAAGAAAATCTTCTGAAGACGGGACTTGAGCTATTAGATGATAAAAAAAGCATTTTGATTGAAAAAATAAAAAATGTGGTCACAGAAATGATTCATTATTCAGAATCTCTTCCAAAAGAGAATTTCTCAGACTATATCAGTGAAAAACTTGGGTATGACTACACCTATCTAGCCAATACATTTTCTGAGGTAAAAGGAATAACTCTGCAGCATTTTATCATCATTAATAAAATTGAAAAGGTAAAAGAACTGCTTTTATACGATGAGTTAAATCTTACTGAAATTTCCTATAAACTCAATTACAGTAGTGTTGCTCATCTTTCCAATCAATTCAAAAAAATAACAGGGCTTTCGCCTTCATTTTATAAGCAACTCAAGCATAAACGCCTTAAAAATCTAGAAGACTTATAA